A single genomic interval of Methylobacterium bullatum harbors:
- the rkpK_1 gene encoding UDP-glucose 6-dehydrogenase, which translates to MRVAVIGVGYVGLVSGACFAQFGHHVHCVDKDPQRIAALCAGRMPIYEPHLDALVAGNVAAGRLTFGTDLAAAVRDAEVVFIAVGTPARRGDGHADLAHVFACARDIAQAIQGYTVVVTKSTVPVGTGDRVEHIMRSVQPQGAFAVVSNPEFLREGAAIADFQHPDRIVIGTQDERARAIMTNLYRPLAEAAVPLFFTTRRTAELVKYAANAFLAMKIGFVNEMADLCERADADVAGVAYGIGLDRRIGAQFLQPGPGFGGSCFPKDIQALIKSAQDYGVPSRIIETVAAANEQRKRSMARRLIKACGGSVRGLTIAVLGLTFKANTDDTREAPATSIITALQDEGAEVRAYDPQGMDQARALMPDIAYATDPYSCVAGAHAVAIVTEWSVFRTLDLARLRARMAGSVLVDYRNIIPVAEATEAGFRHVGIGRRSVTAERPAPRIDLTQPQGAVLPELAVAAG; encoded by the coding sequence ATGCGGGTGGCGGTCATCGGCGTCGGATATGTCGGGCTCGTATCCGGGGCGTGCTTTGCCCAATTCGGGCACCATGTGCATTGCGTGGACAAGGACCCTCAGCGGATCGCCGCCCTGTGCGCGGGCCGGATGCCGATCTACGAGCCGCATCTCGATGCCCTTGTCGCCGGCAACGTCGCGGCCGGGCGCCTGACATTCGGCACCGATCTCGCGGCGGCGGTCCGCGACGCGGAGGTGGTGTTCATCGCCGTCGGCACGCCCGCCCGGCGCGGGGACGGCCATGCCGACCTCGCCCATGTCTTCGCCTGCGCCCGCGACATCGCGCAAGCGATCCAGGGCTATACCGTGGTGGTGACGAAATCGACCGTCCCGGTGGGGACGGGGGACCGGGTCGAGCACATCATGCGCTCCGTCCAGCCGCAGGGGGCCTTCGCCGTCGTCTCGAACCCGGAATTCCTGCGCGAGGGCGCGGCCATCGCGGATTTCCAGCATCCCGACCGGATCGTCATCGGCACCCAGGACGAGCGGGCGCGGGCGATCATGACCAACCTCTACCGGCCCCTGGCGGAGGCCGCGGTGCCGCTGTTCTTCACCACCCGGCGCACCGCCGAACTGGTGAAATATGCGGCCAACGCCTTCCTCGCCATGAAGATCGGCTTCGTCAACGAGATGGCCGACCTCTGCGAGCGGGCGGACGCCGATGTGGCGGGGGTCGCCTACGGGATCGGCCTCGACCGGCGGATCGGCGCGCAGTTCCTCCAGCCGGGTCCCGGCTTCGGCGGCTCGTGCTTTCCCAAGGACATTCAGGCGCTGATCAAGTCGGCGCAGGATTACGGCGTTCCTTCCCGGATCATCGAGACGGTGGCGGCCGCCAACGAGCAGCGCAAGCGATCGATGGCGCGGCGGCTCATCAAGGCCTGCGGCGGCTCCGTCAGGGGGCTGACCATCGCGGTGCTCGGCCTCACCTTCAAGGCGAATACCGACGACACCCGCGAGGCGCCGGCCACCTCGATCATCACCGCCCTCCAGGACGAGGGCGCCGAGGTGCGGGCCTATGACCCCCAGGGGATGGACCAGGCGAGGGCGCTCATGCCCGACATCGCCTACGCCACCGACCCCTATTCCTGCGTGGCCGGCGCCCATGCCGTCGCGATCGTGACGGAATGGAGCGTGTTCCGCACCCTCGACCTCGCCCGTCTCCGGGCCCGCATGGCGGGGTCGGTCCTCGTCGATTACCGCAACATCATCCCGGTGGCGGAAGCCACGGAGGCGGGCTTCCGCCATGTGGGCATCGGCCGGCGCAGCGTCACGGCGGAGCGCCCGGCGCCCCGGATCGACCTGACGCAGCCGCAGGGCGCCGTCCTGCCGGAACTCGCAGTTGCGGCGGGGTGA
- the chmD gene encoding dTDP-4-oxo-6-deoxy-D-allose reductase: MKKKILVTGAGGFIGHHLVKSLVSQGHWVRGADIKLPQYEASAAQDFLQVDLRMRDNCAIAVKDMDEVYHLAADMGGIGFISGSHAEITLNNTLISAHMVEAVRYSGLERFLFSSSACVYPQHLQLSPDVTPLAEDVAWPAQPEEGYGLEKIYMEKLCQYMTEDWKIPTRSVRFHNVYGPLGTYDGGREKAPAAISRKVVLCPDGGEIEVWGDGLQTRSFMYIDDCVEGLCRLMAEDYCAPINLGTDEMITINDLVDIAAEIAGKTITKRHDLTKPQGVRGRNSDNSLIRKVLKWEPTIMIREGLVPTYRWIEEEIAQAHPVRHSVAAE, encoded by the coding sequence ATGAAGAAAAAGATACTTGTGACCGGGGCCGGTGGGTTCATCGGGCACCATCTCGTGAAAAGCCTCGTCAGCCAGGGCCATTGGGTCCGCGGGGCCGACATCAAGCTTCCGCAATACGAAGCCTCGGCCGCGCAGGATTTCCTCCAGGTCGATCTGCGCATGCGTGACAATTGCGCCATCGCCGTCAAGGACATGGACGAGGTCTATCACCTGGCGGCCGACATGGGCGGCATCGGTTTCATCAGCGGCTCGCATGCCGAGATCACCCTCAACAACACCCTGATCAGCGCGCATATGGTCGAGGCCGTGCGCTACAGCGGCCTGGAGAGGTTCCTCTTCTCCTCCTCGGCCTGCGTCTATCCCCAGCACCTCCAGCTCTCGCCCGACGTCACCCCCCTCGCCGAGGACGTCGCCTGGCCGGCCCAGCCGGAGGAAGGCTACGGGCTCGAGAAGATCTACATGGAGAAACTCTGCCAATACATGACCGAGGATTGGAAGATCCCGACCCGGTCGGTGCGGTTCCACAACGTCTACGGTCCCCTCGGCACCTATGACGGCGGCCGGGAGAAGGCGCCCGCCGCGATCTCGCGCAAGGTGGTGCTCTGCCCCGACGGCGGCGAGATCGAGGTCTGGGGCGACGGTCTGCAGACCCGCTCCTTCATGTATATCGACGATTGCGTCGAGGGCCTGTGCCGGCTGATGGCGGAGGATTACTGCGCCCCGATCAATCTCGGCACCGACGAGATGATCACCATCAACGACCTCGTGGACATCGCGGCCGAGATCGCGGGCAAGACGATCACGAAGCGCCACGACCTGACGAAGCCCCAGGGCGTCCGCGGGCGCAACAGCGACAACAGCCTGATCCGCAAGGTCCTCAAGTGGGAACCCACGATCATGATCCGCGAGGGGCTCGTGCCGACCTATCGCTGGATCGAGGAAGAGATCGCCCAGGCCCATCCGGTCCGGCATTCCGTCGCGGCCGAATGA
- the kanE_1 gene encoding Alpha-D-kanosaminyltransferase, with amino-acid sequence MSKRILIVHNEYQFHGGEDSVVAQEIGALERAGCDVRLFTLSNTSIVTPIDRLRAAFQSVNSPKNIGLVLKEVDGFRPDVLHVHNYFPLISPMVHVAVRKTGTPTIQTLHNYRIICANAMLTRNGAPCEVCVGGSAYNAVLHRCYRDSRLGSLAVARSIQHHKQIGTWANHVDRFVALTEFERGRFIAAGLPGGRIAVKANGLADPGPVREGEREGLLFVGRLTSEKGIETLIAAARIAGRRVTVVGTGPLADKVAASPDLDYRGQVTPAQVRAAMREARALLVPSLWYEGLPMVVVEAFALGLPVIASRIGSLAEIVSDDVTGLHAAPGDAADLARAMTRILTDRAAAERMSRAARSKYESCWSETVTTNQLLGIYAEAMDSHRTMPIAV; translated from the coding sequence ATGTCGAAGCGCATATTGATCGTCCACAACGAGTACCAGTTCCACGGCGGCGAGGATTCCGTCGTCGCCCAGGAGATCGGCGCCCTCGAACGGGCCGGCTGCGACGTCCGGCTCTTCACCTTGAGCAACACATCCATCGTCACGCCGATCGACCGCCTGCGCGCGGCGTTCCAGTCGGTGAATTCGCCGAAGAACATCGGCCTCGTCCTGAAGGAGGTCGACGGTTTCCGGCCGGACGTGCTCCACGTGCACAATTACTTCCCGCTGATCTCGCCGATGGTGCATGTGGCCGTGCGCAAGACGGGAACACCGACGATCCAGACGCTGCACAATTACCGGATCATCTGCGCCAACGCGATGCTGACGCGGAACGGCGCGCCCTGCGAGGTCTGCGTCGGCGGCTCCGCCTACAATGCGGTGCTGCACCGGTGCTACCGGGATTCCCGGCTCGGATCGCTGGCGGTGGCGCGATCGATCCAGCATCACAAGCAGATCGGCACCTGGGCGAACCATGTGGATCGCTTCGTCGCGCTCACCGAATTCGAACGCGGCCGGTTCATCGCGGCCGGCCTGCCCGGCGGACGCATCGCCGTAAAGGCGAACGGGCTCGCCGATCCCGGCCCGGTCCGGGAGGGCGAGCGGGAAGGATTGCTGTTCGTGGGGCGCCTCACCAGCGAGAAGGGCATCGAGACCCTGATCGCCGCAGCCAGGATCGCCGGCCGCAGGGTCACGGTCGTCGGCACCGGGCCGCTGGCGGACAAGGTCGCCGCCTCGCCCGATCTCGACTACCGGGGCCAGGTCACCCCCGCGCAGGTGCGCGCCGCGATGAGGGAGGCACGCGCCCTCCTCGTCCCCTCGCTCTGGTACGAGGGCTTGCCGATGGTGGTGGTCGAAGCCTTCGCCCTGGGCCTGCCGGTGATCGCCTCACGGATCGGCTCTCTCGCCGAGATCGTCTCGGACGACGTGACCGGCCTGCATGCCGCCCCGGGCGACGCCGCCGACCTCGCCCGCGCCATGACGCGGATCCTCACCGATCGCGCGGCGGCCGAGCGCATGAGCCGGGCGGCGCGGTCGAAATACGAATCGTGCTGGAGCGAGACCGTCACCACGAACCAGCTCCTGGGGATCTACGCCGAGGCGATGGACTCGCACCGGACGATGCCGATCGCGGTCTAG
- the degU_2 gene encoding Transcriptional regulatory protein DegU — MPLSVTTASEPPKSDFIPSLISRPDGRMPSLTSIPAIIIGPRGLERDGLVGILNQNGYSILDSIDDISDMSPGHLPALVILTDFGQEQMEAALVPVVQSHFPLARIVALTAETDPAVPRYLLQMGIQACLNRSAQPIALIRSLNVVMGGNIVISIDAASHLTGGAYGITKPSLVTFPKSADASPATVSDLSNREIEVLACLATGHSNKSIARELRISEATVKIHVKNVLRKINVSNRTQAAVWVSKHGTPKVGARRNGRAA, encoded by the coding sequence ATGCCACTCAGTGTCACAACCGCCTCCGAACCTCCCAAATCCGATTTCATTCCGAGCCTCATCAGCAGACCGGACGGTCGAATGCCTTCCCTTACAAGCATACCCGCCATCATCATTGGGCCACGCGGCCTGGAGCGCGACGGACTCGTCGGAATTTTAAATCAAAACGGATATTCGATCCTCGATTCCATCGATGACATCTCCGACATGAGCCCCGGACACCTGCCGGCCCTGGTCATCCTCACGGATTTCGGCCAGGAGCAGATGGAGGCGGCGCTGGTCCCGGTGGTGCAATCCCACTTTCCCCTGGCCCGGATCGTCGCCTTGACGGCCGAGACCGATCCGGCGGTGCCGCGGTACCTGCTCCAGATGGGCATCCAGGCCTGCCTCAACCGGAGCGCGCAGCCGATCGCGCTGATCCGGTCGCTGAACGTGGTGATGGGCGGCAACATCGTGATCTCCATCGATGCCGCGTCTCACCTGACCGGCGGGGCGTACGGCATCACGAAACCGTCCCTCGTGACGTTCCCGAAATCTGCCGACGCGTCCCCGGCGACGGTCTCGGATCTCTCCAACCGCGAGATCGAGGTTCTGGCCTGCCTGGCCACCGGGCATTCGAACAAGTCCATCGCGCGGGAATTGCGGATCTCCGAGGCGACCGTGAAGATCCACGTGAAGAACGTGCTGAGAAAGATCAACGTCAGCAACCGGACGCAGGCCGCGGTCTGGGTCTCGAAGCACGGAACGCCCAAGGTCGGCGCCCGGCGCAACGGGCGGGCCGCGTGA
- the ligB gene encoding DNA ligase B, producing MNDFAHLLDRLAYEPRRNAKLRLLQDYFAHAPDPERGWALAAMTGNLSFREAKPAMIRGLVEARVDPVLFALSHNYVGDLAETTALIWPAPTQNPPPSAGEGACGAGGRGGDLSGDGAPLSRPSLTRGPPSPAEGGGVGVALPGHNNPPPHIPTLAEVVDTLRTTKKSDLPDHIAGWLDALDETGRWALLKLITGALRVGVSARLAKTAVGALGGHEADAVEEVWHGLEPPYLGLFAWVEGRGERPTTLNPAPFRPPMLSHPIDEETDFAKLDPAAFSGEWKWDGIRVQLSGGRDEAGSQVARVYSRTGEDITHAFPDLAEAITFTGTIDGELLILRESRVQSFNVLQQRLNRKAVTPKLLEEFPAHVRAYDLLTAEGEDLRPLPFATRRARLEGFVAALDHARIDLSPLVTFATWDDLAEARADPASVGAGEDADAIEGVMLKLRDSPYLPGRPKGPWWKWKREPHLVDAVMMYAQRGHGKRSSFYSDYTFGVWRERPEGGRELVPVGKAYHGFTDAELAKLDRYVRNNTTKRFGPVREVAYGIDEGLVLEIAFEGVQRSTRHKSGVAMRFPRVHRIRWDKPAAEADRIEALETILARGEREIAPGAVIEGETA from the coding sequence ATGAACGACTTCGCCCATCTCCTCGACCGCCTCGCCTACGAGCCGCGCCGCAATGCCAAGCTGCGCCTGCTGCAGGATTACTTCGCCCATGCCCCCGACCCGGAGCGGGGCTGGGCGCTCGCCGCCATGACCGGCAACCTCAGCTTCCGCGAGGCCAAGCCGGCGATGATCCGTGGGCTGGTGGAGGCGCGGGTCGACCCCGTGCTGTTCGCGCTCTCGCACAATTATGTGGGCGATCTCGCCGAGACCACGGCGCTGATCTGGCCGGCGCCAACACAGAACCCTCCCCCCTCTGCGGGGGAGGGTGCCTGCGGAGCAGGCGGGAGAGGGGGCGACCTCTCCGGAGATGGCGCTCCCCTCTCCCGACCCTCGCTCACGCGAGGGCCACCCTCCCCCGCAGAGGGGGGAGGGGTTGGCGTGGCGCTGCCCGGCCACAACAACCCACCCCCGCACATCCCCACCCTCGCCGAGGTGGTGGACACGCTGCGCACCACGAAGAAATCCGACCTTCCCGACCATATCGCCGGCTGGCTCGATGCCCTGGACGAGACCGGACGCTGGGCACTTCTCAAGCTCATCACCGGGGCGCTCCGCGTCGGCGTCTCGGCGCGCCTCGCCAAGACGGCCGTGGGGGCGCTCGGCGGCCACGAGGCCGATGCGGTGGAGGAGGTCTGGCACGGGCTGGAGCCGCCGTATCTCGGCCTGTTCGCCTGGGTCGAGGGGAGGGGGGAGCGCCCCACCACCCTCAACCCGGCGCCGTTCCGCCCGCCGATGCTCTCCCACCCCATCGACGAGGAAACGGACTTCGCGAAACTCGACCCGGCCGCCTTCTCGGGCGAGTGGAAATGGGACGGCATCCGCGTCCAGCTCTCGGGCGGCCGCGACGAGGCGGGAAGCCAAGTGGCGCGGGTCTATTCGCGCACCGGCGAGGACATCACGCATGCCTTCCCCGATCTCGCCGAGGCGATCACCTTCACGGGCACCATCGACGGGGAGTTGCTGATCCTGCGGGAGAGCCGGGTTCAGAGCTTCAACGTGCTGCAGCAGCGCCTCAACCGGAAGGCGGTGACGCCCAAGCTGCTGGAGGAGTTTCCCGCCCATGTGCGGGCCTACGATCTCCTCACGGCGGAGGGCGAGGATTTGCGCCCGCTGCCCTTCGCGACCCGCCGCGCGCGGCTGGAGGGTTTCGTCGCCGCTCTGGATCACGCCCGCATCGACCTCTCGCCGCTCGTGACTTTCGCCACCTGGGACGATCTCGCCGAGGCCCGCGCCGATCCGGCCTCGGTGGGGGCGGGCGAGGATGCCGACGCCATCGAGGGGGTGATGCTGAAGCTGCGCGACAGCCCCTATCTCCCCGGCCGCCCCAAGGGTCCGTGGTGGAAGTGGAAGCGCGAGCCGCATCTCGTGGACGCGGTGATGATGTATGCCCAGCGCGGCCACGGGAAGCGCTCGTCCTTCTATTCGGACTACACCTTCGGGGTCTGGCGCGAGCGGCCGGAGGGCGGCCGGGAACTGGTGCCGGTGGGCAAGGCCTATCACGGCTTCACCGATGCGGAACTGGCCAAGCTCGACCGCTACGTCCGAAACAACACGACGAAGCGCTTCGGCCCGGTGCGCGAGGTGGCCTACGGCATCGACGAGGGGCTGGTGCTGGAGATCGCCTTCGAGGGGGTGCAGCGCTCCACCCGGCACAAATCCGGCGTCGCCATGCGCTTCCCCCGCGTCCATCGCATCCGCTGGGACAAGCCGGCCGCCGAGGCCGACCGGATCGAGGCCCTGGAGACCATCCTGGCCCGCGGCGAGCGCGAGATCGCGCCGGGCGCCGTCATCGAGGGAGAGACAGCATGA
- a CDS encoding Ribonuclease, giving the protein MSLSASDLLTLTREGLYCPLGGFHVDPTWPVPRALITHGHADHARSGHGKVLATGQTLRIMAVRYGEDFCETRQEAVLGEEIRIGDVTVRFAPAGHVLGSAQIAIQAQGVRVVVSGDYKRAYDPTCLPFEVVPCDVFITEATFGLPVFRMPDTKDEVKKLLDSVALFPERAHIVGAYALGKAQRVMALLREAGYDQPIYLHGAMEKLTELYKREGIPLGETPKVVATERGKLHGAVVLCPPSAIQDVWSRKFPDPVTSFASGWMRVRARARQKGAELPLVISDHSDWPDLCRTIRETGAGEVWVTHGQEDALVHWCGTQGIAAKPLHMLGYGDDGEAEPAAVEEPPAVSDEAAA; this is encoded by the coding sequence ATGAGCCTGAGTGCGAGCGACCTCCTGACCCTGACCCGCGAGGGGCTGTATTGCCCCCTCGGCGGGTTCCACGTGGACCCGACCTGGCCGGTGCCGCGCGCGCTGATCACCCACGGCCACGCCGACCATGCCCGGTCCGGCCACGGCAAGGTGCTGGCCACGGGCCAGACCCTGCGGATCATGGCCGTCCGCTACGGCGAGGATTTTTGTGAGACCCGCCAGGAGGCGGTGCTCGGCGAGGAGATCCGCATCGGCGACGTCACCGTGCGCTTCGCGCCCGCCGGCCACGTCCTCGGCTCGGCCCAGATCGCGATCCAGGCGCAGGGCGTCCGGGTGGTGGTGTCGGGTGATTACAAGCGCGCCTACGACCCGACCTGCCTGCCCTTCGAGGTGGTGCCCTGCGACGTCTTCATCACCGAGGCGACCTTCGGCCTGCCGGTGTTCCGGATGCCGGACACGAAGGACGAGGTGAAGAAGCTTCTCGACTCGGTCGCCCTGTTCCCGGAGCGCGCCCACATCGTCGGCGCCTACGCGCTCGGCAAGGCGCAGCGGGTCATGGCCCTGCTGCGGGAGGCCGGATACGACCAGCCGATCTATCTCCACGGCGCCATGGAGAAGTTGACCGAACTCTACAAGCGCGAGGGCATCCCGCTCGGGGAGACGCCGAAGGTCGTCGCGACGGAGCGCGGGAAACTCCACGGGGCCGTCGTGCTGTGCCCACCCTCGGCGATCCAGGACGTGTGGTCGCGCAAATTCCCCGATCCCGTCACCTCCTTCGCCTCGGGCTGGATGCGGGTGCGGGCGCGTGCCCGGCAGAAGGGCGCCGAACTCCCCCTCGTCATCTCAGACCATTCCGACTGGCCCGACCTCTGCCGCACCATCCGGGAGACCGGGGCCGGCGAGGTCTGGGTCACGCACGGGCAGGAGGACGCCCTGGTGCATTGGTGCGGGACACAAGGGATCGCGGCGAAACCGTTGCACATGCTGGGCTATGGCGACGACGGCGAGGCAGAGCCTGCGGCAGTGGAGGAGCCTCCGGCGGTTTCGGACGAGGCCGCGGCATGA